One Blattabacterium cuenoti DNA window includes the following coding sequences:
- the gcvP gene encoding aminomethyl-transferring glycine dehydrogenase, giving the protein MKKKFYYRHIGPNNEDITKMLKILKCNSIKDLIFKTIPKEIRLKKKLNLPNSVSEYQYLNHIHRIGKKNKVYRSYIGLGYKNTITPSVIQRNILENPSWYTSYTPYQSEISQGRLEALMNFQTMISDLTGMHISNASMLDEGTATADAIFMIYQYNLKKNRIKNSPYFFVSDEILPQTFDLIKTRCYGIGINLIQDYYENIKKYNRQKIFGLLLPYPTSLGEIYDYGETIEYAKRKNISVIVSTTDLMALTLLKPPGEWGVDVVVGSTQSFGIPMGYGGPHAAFFSTQEKYKRLIPGRIIGESLDRKNKKAFRMALQTREQHIKREKATSNICTSQVLPAIMASMYAVYHGPKGLKIIAENIHNNTKKLESLLVVNDIEWLNQINTFYFDTLRIKIKKTNLLKKLKEVAERKKTNFRYIDKNHLTITLDETTCQKDIDHIFSIFHEVDIENEKKIKIKKNKKKESDNRIPSSLKRTSNFLKHKVFHKFYSENELMRYIKKLEKKDLSLTHSMIPLGSCTMKLNASAELFSLSQFEWRNIHPFVPEIQAEGYRFIINNLEKYLKEITGFDGISLQPNSGAQGEYAGLMVIKSYHNSSNESKRNVALIPSSSHGTNPASAMMAGMKVILISTQKDGSIDQNDLFKKAKEHKDFLSVFMITYPSTHGVYESHVKKIIDIIHENGGQVYMDGANMNAQVGVVKPAHLGVDVCHLNLHKTFAIPHGGGGPGMGPICVAPHLSPFLPNSLQRKKEKTIPLTISSSPYGSPLILPISYAYIRLLGPDGLKKCTEISILNANYIKERLKNHYRILYSGENDTVAHELILDCRKFKKTIGIDVIDIAKRMIDYGFHPPTISFPVEGCMMIEPTESESKEELDRFIETLVNIRKEIHEISEGKFSKEENVLKNAPHSLELLTENNWEYSYTRKKAAYPLDWVKKRKFWPSVNRINDGYGDRNLICTCT; this is encoded by the coding sequence ATGAAAAAAAAATTCTATTATAGACATATAGGGCCTAACAATGAAGATATTACAAAAATGTTAAAAATATTAAAATGTAATTCTATCAAAGATTTAATCTTTAAAACAATTCCAAAGGAAATCCGTTTAAAAAAAAAACTAAATCTTCCTAACTCCGTTTCTGAATACCAATATTTAAATCATATTCATAGAATTGGTAAAAAAAATAAAGTTTATCGTTCCTATATAGGATTGGGATATAAAAATACTATAACCCCATCCGTTATCCAAAGAAATATTTTAGAAAATCCAAGTTGGTACACTTCATACACTCCTTACCAATCAGAAATTTCTCAAGGTCGTTTAGAAGCATTAATGAATTTTCAAACTATGATTTCAGATCTTACTGGAATGCATATTAGCAATGCTTCTATGTTAGATGAAGGGACCGCAACAGCTGATGCGATATTTATGATTTATCAATATAATCTAAAAAAAAATCGCATAAAAAATTCTCCATATTTTTTTGTTTCAGATGAAATTCTCCCCCAGACGTTTGATCTCATCAAAACAAGATGTTATGGAATAGGAATAAATCTCATTCAAGATTATTATGAAAATATAAAAAAATATAATAGACAAAAAATATTTGGATTACTCCTTCCATATCCCACTTCTTTAGGAGAAATTTATGATTATGGAGAAACAATAGAATACGCAAAAAGAAAAAATATATCTGTTATAGTATCTACTACAGATTTGATGGCACTAACTTTGTTAAAACCTCCTGGAGAATGGGGGGTAGATGTAGTTGTTGGATCTACACAGTCTTTCGGAATCCCCATGGGATATGGGGGACCTCATGCCGCATTTTTTTCTACTCAAGAAAAATATAAACGTTTAATTCCAGGAAGAATTATTGGAGAATCTTTAGATAGAAAAAATAAAAAAGCATTCCGAATGGCACTACAAACAAGAGAACAACACATAAAACGAGAAAAAGCTACTTCTAATATTTGTACTTCGCAAGTTTTACCTGCTATAATGGCATCCATGTATGCTGTATATCATGGCCCAAAAGGATTAAAAATCATAGCAGAAAATATTCATAATAATACTAAGAAACTTGAATCACTATTAGTAGTGAATGACATTGAATGGCTCAATCAAATAAATACATTTTATTTTGATACTCTAAGAATTAAAATAAAAAAAACAAATCTTTTAAAAAAATTAAAAGAAGTAGCTGAACGTAAAAAAACAAATTTTAGATATATAGATAAAAATCATTTAACAATCACTCTAGACGAGACTACTTGTCAAAAAGATATTGATCATATTTTTTCTATTTTTCATGAAGTTGATATTGAAAATGAAAAAAAAATAAAAATCAAAAAAAATAAAAAAAAAGAATCTGATAATAGAATTCCTAGTTCTTTAAAAAGAACTTCTAATTTTTTAAAACATAAAGTTTTTCATAAATTTTACTCAGAAAATGAATTAATGCGTTATATAAAAAAATTAGAAAAAAAAGATCTCTCATTAACACATTCGATGATTCCATTAGGATCATGTACTATGAAATTAAATGCCTCGGCAGAATTATTTTCTTTAAGTCAATTTGAATGGAGAAACATTCATCCATTCGTTCCTGAAATACAAGCAGAAGGATACAGATTTATCATCAATAATTTAGAAAAATATTTAAAAGAAATCACTGGATTTGATGGAATTTCTTTACAACCTAATTCAGGAGCTCAAGGAGAATATGCTGGCCTCATGGTAATCAAGTCTTATCATAATTCATCAAACGAATCTAAAAGAAATGTCGCGTTGATTCCTTCTTCTTCACATGGAACTAATCCTGCATCCGCAATGATGGCTGGAATGAAAGTAATTTTAATTTCCACTCAAAAAGATGGATCTATTGATCAAAATGATTTATTCAAAAAAGCAAAAGAACATAAAGATTTTTTATCCGTATTCATGATCACTTATCCTTCAACTCATGGGGTATACGAATCACATGTAAAAAAAATAATAGATATTATTCATGAAAATGGAGGACAAGTCTACATGGATGGAGCAAATATGAATGCGCAAGTAGGGGTAGTCAAACCAGCACATTTAGGAGTAGATGTTTGTCATCTTAATTTACACAAAACTTTTGCTATTCCTCATGGTGGTGGGGGGCCTGGAATGGGACCTATTTGTGTTGCTCCCCATCTATCTCCTTTTCTTCCTAATTCTTTACAAAGAAAAAAAGAAAAAACAATCCCATTAACAATTTCTTCTTCACCATATGGATCCCCTCTTATTTTACCTATTTCTTATGCTTATATTCGTTTATTAGGACCAGATGGTCTTAAAAAATGTACAGAAATATCTATATTAAATGCTAATTACATAAAGGAAAGATTAAAAAATCATTATAGAATTCTGTATTCTGGAGAGAATGATACAGTAGCGCACGAATTGATTTTAGATTGCAGAAAATTCAAGAAAACTATTGGAATAGATGTAATAGATATTGCAAAGAGAATGATAGATTATGGATTTCATCCACCAACCATTTCTTTTCCTGTAGAAGGATGTATGATGATAGAACCTACGGAAAGCGAATCGAAAGAAGAATTAGATAGATTTATTGAAACACTAGTAAATATACGAAAAGAAATTCATGAAATTTCAGAAGGAAAATTTTCGAAAGAAGAAAATGTATTAAAAAATGCTCCACATAGTTTAGAATTACTAACAGAGAATAATTGGGAATATTCATATACTAGAAAAAAAGCGGCTTATCCATTAGATTGGGTCAAGAAAAGAAAATTTTGGCCTTCTGTAAATCGTATAAATGATGGATATGGAGATAGAAATCTAATTTGTACATGTACTTAA
- the tsaD gene encoding tRNA (adenosine(37)-N6)-threonylcarbamoyltransferase complex transferase subunit TsaD yields the protein MKKKFIVIGIETSCDDTAVSLVNQNRNVLSNIIIHQKIHEKYGGVVPELAAKLHDRNLFKAVNRAISSAKINRNQIDAVSFTLGPGLIGPLLVGASFAKSFSIGLRIPLLSVNHVQAHILSQFIQEKKVSFNESTHPKFPFLCLMISGGHTLIVKVRDFFEMDILGSTLDDSVGDAFDKIARMLGLPYPGGPKLDFFSKKGNSKKFIFSKPLVNGLNFSFSGLKSHILQFIRKESKKNPYFIRNNLSDLCASIQRVIAEILLDKVKKAISDTGIFRVSLSGGVSANDEIRRFFLEKKKKKWEIFIPKKKYATDNAAMIAITGLLKYEKNIFDPIDIPSYSKFKKF from the coding sequence ATGAAAAAGAAATTTATTGTAATTGGAATAGAAACCTCATGTGATGACACTGCAGTATCTCTTGTCAATCAAAATAGAAATGTGTTATCTAATATTATTATTCATCAAAAAATTCACGAAAAATACGGAGGAGTTGTTCCAGAATTAGCTGCAAAACTACACGATAGAAATCTTTTTAAGGCAGTTAATAGGGCCATTTCATCTGCAAAAATAAACAGAAATCAAATCGACGCTGTATCTTTTACGTTAGGTCCAGGATTGATAGGTCCTTTATTGGTAGGAGCTTCTTTCGCAAAATCATTTTCAATAGGACTAAGAATTCCTTTATTAAGTGTCAATCATGTACAAGCACATATTCTTTCTCAATTTATACAAGAAAAAAAAGTCTCTTTCAATGAGAGTACTCATCCAAAATTTCCTTTTTTATGTTTAATGATAAGTGGAGGTCATACCCTAATAGTAAAAGTTAGGGATTTTTTTGAAATGGATATATTGGGATCCACTTTAGATGATTCTGTAGGAGATGCTTTTGATAAAATAGCTAGAATGTTGGGCCTTCCTTATCCTGGAGGACCAAAACTTGATTTTTTTTCTAAAAAAGGAAATTCCAAAAAATTCATTTTTTCAAAACCATTAGTAAATGGATTAAATTTCAGTTTTAGTGGATTAAAAAGTCATATTTTACAATTTATTAGAAAAGAATCAAAAAAAAATCCATATTTTATTAGAAATAATTTATCTGATTTATGCGCTTCTATACAAAGAGTTATTGCTGAAATACTTTTGGATAAAGTAAAAAAAGCCATTTCAGATACCGGGATATTTAGAGTTTCTTTATCAGGAGGAGTTTCTGCTAATGATGAAATTAGGAGATTTTTTCTTGAAAAGAAAAAGAAAAAATGGGAAATTTTTATCCCAAAAAAAAAATACGCGACAGATAATGCTGCTATGATAGCTATCACTGGATTGCTCAAATATGAAAAAAATATTTTCGATCCTATCGATATTCCTTCATATTCCAAATTTAAAAAGTTTTAA